A single window of Halobacterium jilantaiense DNA harbors:
- a CDS encoding DUF7266 family protein has translation MADVSRGVSTALGYVLNLGVATLLVTILLLSAGTLVEDQRDRAADTELDVVGERLAADLAAADRLARTNDPTAVRVEVDVPARVAGSYYTASVNENGNGNIVLRADQPDVEVVVPFETTTPVQASTVDGGDLAVVYDPGNDTLVVTDA, from the coding sequence GTGGCGGACGTGAGCCGCGGCGTCTCCACCGCGCTCGGGTACGTCCTCAACCTCGGGGTGGCGACGCTGCTCGTGACCATCCTGCTGCTGTCCGCGGGCACGCTCGTCGAGGACCAGCGCGACCGCGCCGCCGACACGGAACTGGACGTCGTCGGCGAACGCCTCGCCGCGGACCTCGCGGCCGCCGACCGCCTCGCGCGCACCAACGACCCGACTGCGGTGCGAGTCGAGGTCGACGTGCCGGCACGCGTCGCCGGCAGCTACTACACGGCCAGCGTGAACGAGAACGGGAACGGCAACATCGTCCTCCGCGCCGACCAGCCGGACGTCGAGGTCGTCGTGCCGTTCGAGACGACGACCCCCGTACAGGCGTCGACCGTGGACGGCGGCGACCTCGCGGTCGTCTACGACCCCGGTAACGACACGCTGGTGGTGACCGATGCGTAG
- a CDS encoding DUF7288 family protein, which produces MRAQAHTLEGVAAALIVVAAVAFTLQGTAVTPLTASTASQHIETQHERAAASVLETSRGDGSLSETLRYWNASGGEFANTSEDGYYVGDPPNTTFGRALAATFGGDRAIAYNVNVYYVTDDGDRRQRRVVYTGAPSADSVGSTRTVTVYDDQQVVNERGTAVGPSVENASYLGPDTPGAVYGVYTVEVVAWRT; this is translated from the coding sequence GTGCGCGCACAGGCCCACACTCTCGAAGGCGTCGCCGCGGCCCTCATCGTCGTCGCGGCCGTCGCGTTCACGCTCCAGGGGACGGCTGTGACGCCGCTGACCGCCAGCACCGCCAGCCAGCACATCGAGACCCAGCACGAGCGCGCCGCGGCGAGCGTCCTCGAAACCTCGCGTGGCGACGGCTCGCTCTCCGAGACGCTCCGGTACTGGAACGCCTCCGGCGGGGAGTTCGCGAACACCAGCGAGGACGGCTACTACGTCGGCGACCCGCCGAACACGACGTTCGGGCGGGCGCTCGCTGCGACGTTCGGCGGGGACCGCGCAATCGCGTACAACGTCAACGTCTACTACGTCACGGACGACGGCGACCGCCGACAGCGCCGCGTCGTCTACACGGGCGCGCCGAGCGCGGACTCCGTCGGCTCGACCCGGACCGTCACGGTCTACGACGACCAGCAGGTCGTGAACGAGCGCGGCACGGCGGTCGGGCCGAGCGTCGAGAACGCCTCGTACCTCGGTCCCGACACGCCCGGAGCGGTGTACGGCGTCTACACGGTGGAGGTGGTCGCGTGGCGGACGTGA
- a CDS encoding DUF7287 family protein gives MTASTLPGRRAQTTIDFTVGISVFLVTVAFAFAFVPGIIAPFADAGTADPATANRIADGLATDRLSVAGEEYVLDDERAADFFGDPDAIDRLAVPEYRTVNVTIENATGVVDVGGERAAAGPETPSNADVTTAWRTVTTDDRRLELTVRVW, from the coding sequence ATGACCGCCAGCACACTCCCGGGACGGCGCGCGCAGACCACGATCGACTTCACCGTGGGCATCAGCGTCTTCCTGGTGACGGTGGCGTTCGCGTTCGCGTTCGTCCCCGGCATCATCGCGCCGTTCGCGGACGCGGGGACGGCCGACCCGGCGACGGCGAACCGCATTGCCGACGGCCTGGCGACGGACCGGCTCTCAGTTGCCGGCGAGGAGTACGTCCTCGACGACGAGCGCGCCGCCGACTTCTTCGGCGACCCGGACGCAATCGACCGCCTCGCGGTCCCCGAGTACCGGACCGTGAACGTCACCATCGAGAACGCGACCGGAGTCGTCGACGTCGGCGGCGAGCGCGCCGCCGCCGGCCCCGAGACGCCGTCGAACGCCGACGTGACGACCGCGTGGCGAACCGTGACAACCGACGACCGGCGGCTCGAACTGACCGTGCGGGTGTGGTAG
- a CDS encoding type II secretion system F family protein: protein MSTGSRSFGQGADALADAFYPLYQWAFSDRSDFVGDIETKLAEARMDDPVELFVSRALGVGVLLGGVLWLLGLGLGYVLFYLGFVPTETLIGVPVPNETLLAVVSALKIPALVVATGLVFGLLGFTLGFGGLVAVPYMRSNSREREINMLLADSVSFMYALSIGGMNQLEILEAMAKADDTYGEVAMEFRAIVQETEYFDTDYRTAVRNRAMETPSDELSQFLTDMLSIINSGGNMTEFLADKKDKHMRTAKQQQELTLETLELFGEMYMTLSLFPLLLIIILVIMSMLGQAQMFLLYATVYVLTPMVGVGFLVLVATVKEDEPGDGYLELGDGETSREPGLRDLGLVERFVGEYGIFDRVRSREGTHETVRLLKHPGGFFRDRPLFTLAFTVPVTLVVMGAAVFGGVAPTSWQGMVDQPVWGTFLYAYVPLYAIGVPLAVFREWNVRSRHRITNKLSDNLRKLSSANDTGMTLLESVQTVADTTTGKLGEEFEVMYAKVNYGTSLRQALVEFNNKYHIPRLARTVKLVAKAQEASSQITAVLTTAAQASENQDDIDRERRSRARMQVVIIVMTYLTLLAVMVILDVKFLGTMEGLSTSAGAGGQAAEAGANQLDFGGGIDTDALGAMFFHAVTIQGLVSGFIAGYIRDASVLAGVKFAVVLPTIALLVFSFA from the coding sequence ATGAGCACCGGGTCCCGCAGCTTCGGGCAGGGCGCGGACGCGCTCGCCGACGCCTTCTACCCGCTGTACCAGTGGGCGTTCAGCGACCGCAGCGACTTCGTCGGCGACATCGAGACGAAGCTCGCCGAAGCCCGGATGGACGACCCCGTGGAGCTGTTCGTCTCCCGGGCACTCGGCGTCGGCGTGCTGCTCGGTGGCGTGCTCTGGCTGCTCGGCCTGGGCCTCGGCTACGTCCTGTTCTACCTCGGATTCGTTCCGACGGAGACGCTCATCGGCGTCCCCGTCCCGAACGAGACGCTGCTGGCGGTCGTCTCGGCGCTGAAGATTCCCGCCCTCGTCGTCGCCACCGGCCTCGTCTTCGGACTTCTGGGGTTCACGCTCGGGTTCGGCGGCCTCGTCGCGGTCCCCTACATGCGGTCGAACAGCCGGGAGCGCGAGATCAACATGCTGCTCGCGGACTCCGTCTCGTTCATGTACGCGCTCTCCATCGGCGGCATGAACCAGCTCGAAATCCTCGAAGCGATGGCGAAGGCCGACGACACCTACGGCGAGGTCGCGATGGAGTTCCGGGCCATCGTCCAGGAGACCGAGTACTTCGACACCGACTACCGGACGGCGGTGCGGAACCGCGCGATGGAGACGCCGAGCGACGAACTCAGCCAGTTCCTGACGGACATGCTCTCCATCATCAACTCCGGCGGGAACATGACGGAGTTCCTCGCGGACAAGAAGGACAAGCACATGCGAACCGCGAAACAGCAACAGGAACTCACCCTGGAGACGCTGGAGCTGTTCGGCGAGATGTACATGACGCTCTCGCTGTTCCCACTCCTCCTCATCATCATCCTCGTCATCATGAGCATGCTCGGGCAGGCCCAGATGTTCCTGCTGTACGCCACCGTCTACGTGCTCACGCCGATGGTCGGCGTCGGCTTCCTCGTGCTGGTGGCGACAGTCAAGGAGGACGAGCCGGGCGACGGCTATCTGGAACTCGGCGACGGCGAGACGAGCCGGGAACCCGGCCTGCGGGACCTCGGGCTCGTCGAGCGCTTCGTCGGCGAGTACGGCATCTTCGACCGCGTGCGGAGCCGCGAGGGCACCCACGAGACCGTGCGGCTGCTCAAGCACCCGGGCGGCTTCTTCCGCGACCGGCCGCTGTTCACGCTCGCGTTCACCGTTCCCGTCACGCTCGTCGTGATGGGGGCGGCCGTCTTCGGCGGCGTCGCACCCACCAGCTGGCAGGGGATGGTGGACCAGCCCGTCTGGGGGACGTTCCTCTACGCGTACGTCCCGCTGTACGCCATCGGCGTGCCGCTGGCGGTGTTCCGCGAGTGGAATGTGCGCTCCCGGCACCGCATCACGAACAAGCTCTCGGACAACCTCCGGAAGCTCTCCTCGGCGAACGACACCGGGATGACGCTGCTGGAGTCCGTCCAGACCGTCGCCGACACCACCACCGGGAAACTCGGTGAGGAGTTCGAGGTGATGTACGCGAAGGTGAACTACGGCACGAGCCTGCGGCAGGCGCTCGTCGAGTTCAACAACAAGTACCACATCCCGCGACTCGCCCGCACGGTGAAGCTCGTCGCGAAAGCTCAGGAGGCCTCCAGCCAGATTACGGCGGTCCTCACGACCGCAGCGCAGGCCAGCGAGAATCAGGACGACATCGACCGCGAGCGGCGCTCCCGAGCGCGCATGCAGGTCGTCATCATCGTCATGACATACCTCACGCTGCTGGCGGTGATGGTCATCCTCGACGTGAAGTTCCTCGGCACGATGGAGGGGCTCTCGACGTCGGCGGGCGCTGGCGGTCAGGCCGCGGAGGCCGGCGCGAACCAACTGGACTTCGGCGGCGGCATCGACACGGACGCGCTCGGCGCGATGTTCTTCCACGCCGTCACCATCCAGGGGCTCGTCTCCGGGTTCATCGCGGGCTACATCCGGGACGCCAGCGTGCTCGCGGGGGTGAAGTTCGCGGTCGTGCTGCCGACCATTGCCCTGCTCGTGTTCTCGTTCGCGTGA
- a CDS encoding type II/IV secretion system ATPase subunit, giving the protein MAGDDAEAAGGPAGGGRQDRTGVWSGDAGLEPAVRRVAGGPDDSGGTDRTGPAFDGDALESAVERVETDPGAVVGEYTWVDYLDEYGPDGAADQVRSERERERREQAQREAEAEAEDPAEVEVRPPYPRWADLDADPPTPDWDALDADPTPDLGFEPKARDAVVDEAARRAKRFHAFFDEYTNPETTPVVKDDWLWEHYKREYYYVGENDWTRPRDDGNIVRFDPTDALGFDPETIETWLSVKETAADEMLDLEDERTVNVREDVDEDAFFSTLDGHTTLANRYDLEKAVPMAKKRHFTEVERYWVNKPAAFVVIFHSDRENEEKYYVVEPYRNEIEEDLQDFLTGKLRTAIKYASDDVAAAADADQRKTVIERETRKLLARYDLFDDPDAGESLVDRLLGSLGLRDRPGDTDDGGPHLDGIQARPEPAVLADDPDELTEYQVETLLYTLQRDFVGYERIDPIKHDINVEDISVDGWNSPVFVYHTDYENLITNVHHGQESLDDFVVKLAQRSGKGISKRQPQVDATLPDGSRAQLTLGKEVSDHGTNYTIRQFKDVPFTPIDLVNWQTFSLDEMAFLWLCIENDKSIVFAGGTASGKTTSLNAVSLFIPSNTKIVSIEDTREVELPQRNWIASVTRPSFGEDETGDIDEFDLLEAALRQRPDYIVMGEVRGEEGRTLFQVMSTGHTTYTTFHADNVGEVLKRFTTEPINVSKTLFTALDLVSIQSQTRVAGKKVRRNRSITEINRYDPENDEINVNDVFQWEPEDDEYRQTADSSTLEEIRFDRGWTQLELDRELQERRVLLAYLITEGLNEYAQVAATAQAYINDPETILALVANDQLADALADLRQMESVFINVDPDKEEMVPRPDPSEPVLAEAEAVVAEARAEDGILVEYEDETPDSLAEALAPENAVTDDVVADTRGLGPEDLESAIERVTDSDLGDEDFGDFEPMSADDAEDDGLDEGASEAADGGQPRESTDLGLGGSEEPADGPEEAEDG; this is encoded by the coding sequence ATGGCAGGGGACGACGCCGAGGCGGCCGGGGGGCCCGCCGGCGGCGGCAGGCAGGACCGGACAGGGGTCTGGTCGGGCGACGCGGGGCTCGAACCGGCGGTGCGGCGGGTCGCCGGCGGCCCCGACGACAGCGGCGGCACCGACCGAACCGGACCGGCGTTCGACGGCGACGCGCTGGAGTCCGCCGTCGAGCGCGTCGAGACGGACCCGGGTGCGGTCGTCGGGGAGTACACCTGGGTCGACTACCTCGACGAGTACGGGCCCGACGGGGCGGCGGACCAGGTGCGCTCGGAGCGCGAGCGCGAGCGCCGCGAGCAGGCCCAGAGGGAGGCCGAAGCCGAGGCCGAGGACCCCGCGGAGGTGGAGGTCAGACCGCCGTATCCGCGCTGGGCGGACCTCGACGCCGACCCGCCGACGCCGGACTGGGACGCGCTGGACGCCGACCCGACGCCCGACCTCGGGTTCGAGCCGAAGGCCCGGGACGCCGTCGTCGACGAGGCCGCGCGGCGCGCGAAGCGCTTCCACGCGTTCTTCGACGAGTACACGAATCCCGAGACGACGCCCGTCGTCAAGGACGACTGGCTCTGGGAGCACTACAAGCGCGAGTACTACTACGTCGGGGAGAACGACTGGACGCGGCCCCGCGACGACGGGAACATCGTCCGGTTCGACCCGACTGACGCGCTGGGTTTCGACCCGGAGACCATCGAGACGTGGCTCTCGGTCAAGGAGACGGCCGCCGACGAGATGCTCGACCTCGAAGACGAGCGCACCGTGAACGTCCGGGAGGACGTCGATGAGGACGCGTTCTTCTCGACGCTGGACGGCCACACGACGCTCGCGAACCGCTACGACCTCGAGAAGGCGGTGCCGATGGCGAAGAAACGCCACTTCACCGAGGTGGAGCGCTACTGGGTGAACAAGCCCGCGGCGTTCGTCGTCATCTTCCACAGCGACCGCGAGAACGAGGAGAAGTACTACGTCGTCGAGCCGTACCGCAACGAGATCGAGGAAGACCTCCAGGACTTCCTGACGGGGAAGCTCCGGACCGCCATCAAGTACGCGAGCGACGACGTGGCGGCGGCCGCGGACGCCGACCAGCGGAAGACCGTCATCGAGCGCGAGACCCGGAAGCTGCTGGCGCGGTACGACCTCTTCGACGACCCCGACGCGGGCGAGTCGCTCGTCGACCGGCTGCTCGGGTCGCTCGGGCTCCGTGACCGCCCGGGTGACACGGACGACGGGGGGCCGCACCTCGATGGTATCCAGGCGCGCCCCGAGCCCGCAGTGCTCGCAGACGACCCCGACGAACTCACGGAGTACCAGGTGGAGACGCTGCTGTACACGCTCCAGCGGGACTTCGTCGGCTACGAGCGCATCGACCCCATCAAGCACGACATCAACGTCGAGGACATCTCCGTCGACGGCTGGAACTCGCCGGTGTTCGTCTATCACACGGACTACGAGAACCTCATCACGAACGTCCACCACGGACAGGAGAGCCTCGACGACTTCGTCGTGAAGCTGGCCCAGCGCTCCGGGAAGGGCATCTCGAAGCGCCAGCCGCAGGTCGACGCGACGCTGCCGGACGGCTCCCGCGCCCAACTCACGCTCGGCAAGGAGGTCAGCGACCACGGCACGAACTACACCATCCGGCAGTTCAAGGACGTGCCGTTCACGCCAATCGACCTCGTGAACTGGCAGACGTTCTCGCTGGACGAGATGGCGTTCCTCTGGCTCTGCATCGAGAACGACAAGTCCATCGTGTTCGCGGGCGGCACCGCCTCGGGGAAGACGACGAGCCTGAACGCCGTCTCGCTGTTCATCCCGAGCAACACCAAAATCGTCTCCATCGAGGACACGCGGGAGGTCGAACTCCCACAGCGCAACTGGATCGCTTCCGTCACCCGGCCGAGCTTCGGGGAGGACGAGACCGGTGACATCGACGAGTTCGACCTGCTGGAAGCCGCGCTCCGCCAGCGCCCCGACTACATCGTGATGGGCGAGGTGCGCGGCGAGGAGGGTCGCACGCTGTTCCAGGTCATGTCGACCGGCCACACGACGTACACGACCTTCCACGCGGACAACGTCGGCGAGGTCCTCAAGCGGTTCACCACCGAACCCATCAACGTCTCGAAGACGCTGTTCACAGCGCTGGACCTCGTGTCGATCCAGTCCCAGACGCGGGTCGCGGGCAAGAAGGTCCGCCGGAACCGGTCCATCACCGAAATCAACCGCTACGACCCCGAGAACGACGAGATAAACGTCAACGACGTGTTCCAGTGGGAGCCCGAGGACGACGAGTACCGTCAGACGGCGGACTCCTCCACGCTGGAGGAGATTCGCTTCGACCGCGGCTGGACCCAGCTGGAGCTCGACCGCGAACTCCAGGAGCGCCGCGTGCTGCTCGCCTACCTCATCACGGAAGGCCTCAACGAGTACGCGCAGGTCGCGGCGACCGCCCAGGCCTACATCAACGACCCGGAGACCATCCTCGCGCTCGTCGCGAACGACCAGCTCGCCGACGCGCTAGCGGACCTCCGGCAGATGGAGAGCGTGTTCATCAACGTCGACCCGGACAAGGAGGAGATGGTGCCTCGCCCCGACCCGAGCGAGCCGGTGCTCGCGGAAGCCGAGGCGGTCGTCGCCGAGGCCCGCGCCGAGGACGGCATCCTCGTCGAGTACGAAGACGAGACGCCAGACTCTCTCGCGGAGGCGCTCGCCCCCGAGAACGCCGTGACGGACGACGTGGTCGCCGACACGCGCGGTCTCGGGCCCGAGGACCTGGAGTCAGCCATCGAGCGCGTCACCGACAGCGACCTCGGCGACGAGGACTTCGGTGACTTCGAGCCGATGAGCGCCGACGACGCCGAAGACGACGGCCTCGACGAGGGAGCGAGCGAGGCTGCGGACGGCGGACAGCCACGGGAGTCGACGGACCTGGGGCTCGGAGGCAGCGAGGAACCCGCGGACGGGCCGGAGGAGGCTGAGGACGGATGA